The window GTAATTAATTACTAAGCAAATCCCATGAATTTGATTCATTGTTTTGGCTCATGGTACACCTTTAACCTCTTACTTTAACCAAAACCGCCTAGTTTAGTGTTTCTTACGTAGATATAGATGGATATGCATATCCCTCGAACAATCACATAATATCAAAACTGGataataacatttaaataagaattgggggaaaaaagtttgagagaaGTTCCaccacaagaaaagaaagagacttTTCTATTCACCTCACCTTTCGCTTTCCTTATCTATGACTATGAGACCCCGAATGCGGAATGCCCATCTCCCTTTATTTAATTAGCTAGTCTTCATATAACAAAGATTttacattaattataattactaGGGATATTTACTCTTCATATATactttgtattataaatatccTTCGCTCTTCGTCCCTCTCATCGCCTGTCTCttatcttcctctcttctcGTTCCGTTTATCCGCAAACGTAGCCTCTGTGCGCTGCACCTTGTTTCAGTCATCACCACCTCAATTGGgtatagtatattatatacaatctcctctccctttctctctcttatatATTTAATCTGTGTAAGGATTTCAGTACTTGCTTCTTTAGTAAgtagggatatatatatacactaatgttcatatatatatatatatatacgtactaATGTCATATACATGCGTGTTCCTTAATTTGTTGGTCAATCACGTTAGAGAGGTTAGTGCGAGTGTACGTGTAAAGTAATTTCGCTTCACTTCCAAAAATCTTGGAACATACTTCCATTTCTCTCTACCTGTCTTGATAATTAAACAAtccgtgttttttttttaacgtaatGAACGAGGATATTAGATTAGAAGATAAAAAATACTCAGAATCTTTGTAGCgagggaaaaaagaaagaactaaaGCAAATCcattcaataaaattttaaaaatcattactATGAAAAAGCCACATTCCCACTATCTAAAACTTGACCCATCACATTCTTACCTCTCAAGTCTTACCTCTTAACCATTCAAATATCTCACATTAATTATCCATATTACATATTTAGCCATGACAAAAATTACACGTGTCTAGATATTTGTACTAAAATGTAGTACTATATGTTTTGCATAGGTGGGTTCATAAAAGTATTGTTGTGCACTTCTGTTGTGGTTCATcttcaaatctttaaaatctaGTACTTAGTACAACCAGATCCGGTCTCTCTGTTTCCGGTCTAATTATTCGCTAGTTATAGTTAACTAATGGCCATATTATGTGTGAGTATTCTTTATTTCTTAcaatttaagtaaaataaagaaataaatccaaagttataagttataatctTTAGATATGGAATTAAATCCAAAGTTATAAATTAGAAAGATAATGTAAAAGTATATGTATAATcttaaatgatttaattaattctttataaaaaatgttgactacaaatactaattattatatttccaaatttgagataaaataattatattaatttcaaatagaTGATTTTTCCTGTTGTCAAAAAGTATTTCAATAAATACATGTacgtaataaacaaaaaaagctatatatatatatatatatatatatatatatatatatatatatatatacaagatacaagtcatatttttctctcatcttctctctggttaattaccttttttagaaaaggtaaaataaaGTTGCATTTCTGGTAATGAAgagaaatgtattttttttaataaataatttgtgTTGGTCAAATAACTTGCACAGAAAACTGAGAAGGCATGGGAAACGAATCATACGAAGACGCTATCGAATCACTCAAGAAGCTTCTCATGTAAGTGAATATTAGAAATGTAGAAAACCATGCAATGAAAGACTTTTGTAAAATGGGAGGCTTAATTATATACTTGGaaattaattattggttttaagAAATTGgggtttttaatcaaaatagGAAGATCAGGAAAAAATAAATGGAgttattattttagtttcacAACGTTTTTTTATCGTGTAACAATATAATATGCGGGCAGTGAGAAGGATGAGCTTAAGGATCTGGCTGCGGCCAAGGTGAAGAAGATCACTGCGGAGCTTCAGACAGTCTCGTCGTCTGACAGCAAAACTTTCGATCCTGTCGAACGTATTAAGGAAGGGTTCGTCACCTTCAAGAGGGAGAAATACGagtaaataattatttcatctctcccttcttcttaattttttttgttaagtgtaTAATTTGGTAATATTATCAAGTCATTTCATTGCAGGACGAATCCTGCTTTGTACGGTGAACTCGCTAAAGGTCAAAGCCCAAAGgtaaataaacataataaataaacaaataaaaacaaactcaaatcaaACATACATGCTGTTGTATATCAGTATAggtttagatttatatatattgtatatatggtCATGGTAGTATATTATGAATTGTGTGCAGTACATGGTGTTTGCTTGTTCGGACTCACGTGTGTGCCCATCACACATACTAAACTTCCATCCAGGAGATGCCTTCATGGTTCGTAATATCGCTAACATGGTTCCTCCTTTTGACAAGGTAAACACTTTCTATTATATACATCACGGATGACGGATTATTAATTCTAGAACATTCTGACTCAAACGGAGTGTTTGACTTTGACTTGACATAAGAAGGCATGACGAggcttttctgtttttaatatataattgcAGGTCAAATATGCTGGAGTTGGAGCCGCCATTGAATACGCTGTCTTGCACCTTAAGGTCAATCTCTCCcgatataaatttatatattcttcTATCTTTAGACtgctttttgtgatttttttaaaacttgctTGATGCATAGGATGCATGTTACTATGTTAgtttatattaatcttacatattaGTTGGTATGACATGACATTTATAAATGGATGGTACGATGAGAAAAACACATGTAATAGACGTAGTTATGGAGTCGGGAATCCAAAATTGCGGGGATACGTAATGGTCCTTATTGGGCCGGGTTGTGTTTAGTGTGTATACgtattgtgaatttgtgattaaTTGATGTGAGTATATCCATCAATACATATAGATTGATGTTTAATGGAAATTTATGAATGTAGGTGGAAAACATTGTGGTGATAGGGCACAGTGCATGTGGTGGCATCAAGGGACTTATGTCATTTGCTCTTGATGGAAACAACTCCAcgtaatattttttgttttcttataatgaatttatataattatataggaTATTGTGATGATATGTCTACTTTAATTGCAGTGATTTCATAGAGGATTGGGTCAAAATCTGTTTACCAGCAAAGACAAAGGTTTTGGCAGAAAGTGAAAGTTCAAAATTTGAAGACCAGTGTGGCCGATGTGAAAGGGTACGTATATTCTCCATTTAGTTTTTCacttaaactttaaatattCATTAGAATATTAGTTagtcaaattatttataactcgTTTTATGCTTATAATGTCATTATTTTTGAACAACAATGTCATTATCTTAATCGCAATGTCTTCTAATATAAATGTATGAATACTGCAGGAGGCAGTGAATGTGTCACTAGCAAACCTATTGACATATCCATTCGTGAGAGAAGGGGTTGCGAAAGGAACACTTGCGTTGAAGGGAGGCtactatgattttgttaatggcGCCTTTGAGCTTTGGGGACTCCAATATGGAATTTCTCCCGTTCATTCTATATGAAACAAcacatcaccatcaccatcaccaccaccatgatcatcataatcatcatcatcaccagcaTCATATCGTTATCAATCATCATGATCACCATCATATAATTTCTGTTTGTAATTGTAATGCACCTTTACTTGCGATGAGCTTCTTTTCCTTCATCATGCGTCttatatgaaataaacaagGAGATCATATAAAATCATGgttattaattttcataaatatcatTGCTTTTGTCAGTtaaacttcttttgttttcattaatttggtttgattcatAACATGGGAGGATAACAAATTCgtagaaaatttataatattcatCAAATGAAAATTGCAACatgaaaaatatgtaatttattgaATTgcgagatgaaaaaaaaatgtcaattagacattttcaacaaaaatgttaaaacaatTGTCTAGATTAGAGATATGGCTACCATACTACACCAAGATTGATCTGGAAAATTTTGGGAATCGTCAAtacctcttcatcttcattttaCATGACTTACATGTCCCCATGTAGATCATCAACAACCCTCCACTTCGAATACAGCTCCATATGTAAGTAGTATCATGCATTGCAGTATATAACTGTCTGAGCAATTAAAATCAAGGAGGGAGTAGGGGGGACAAGCCTtcaaataacataataaaaatcaaagacaaagaacataaattaaactattaagATGGGGGGACAGCTTTGTCATAGAAAtttatattagaattttttaGGGAAGTGTGAATATTTGACCCATTATATTGTCTGAccactattaatttttttcgtTTATAGTTAAGTATATCGTCAGGGCAATCAAGGTTTGTGTCTAATTTCTCATTTAAATACAACGTTAGTTAGTATCGATTTTGACTATCATCGgcatttgaaaatattatatactttctTAAACTAAGGTGAAaacgtataatataattagtaatCAAATAACATGTACTAGTTTCTGTATCCATTTAtggctttcttcttttcaaatttaGATAAGATTAAAGATGTACATTatctcaaactcaaactcaaagtAAAACAAATACATTGTATACAACTCCTAGCCTACCGTTATCTTTAGAGCTTAGACAATTAGACTCTTTTAGTTTTAGCTTATAACTTGAACCAACATTTAACAGGTTTATATGAACACCTCACACAAAATTATCCAAatacatgtttgtttgtttgtttttttgctttaggaaagaaagtcaagaaacaaatataacatttatatatgcatAGAGTTTTAAGCATATACATTTAACCCAAGACAGACGTCCAACTAATTAAAAGACTTAATTAGCCAATCATACACTACGACATCAACAACTTTTAATCTAAGATTGTTGATGTATTAGTGTTTGATCAGCTTTGAggataacaaaacataaacgatcaatactaaaaaaacaacaaaattaacacACATCAAAAACAGTGTCCGTCTATAAAATCCATCATGTTGGTGAGTGTACTTAGCTCAAACTCATCCTCATGAACCCAAAGTGAACTCAGGTAGTTGCTTCCTTGACGATCTTCTTGAATTACATCTCCGAGAATATTATTGTTACCGTCGATATTCGTGATTTTCGTTGCTTCTGATGTTTCAGTAGGATTTGGGAGATTGATCTGATAAACAATATCACCNNNNNNNNNNNNNNNNNNNNNNNNNNNNNNNNNNNNNNNNNNNNNNNNNNNNNNNNNNNNNNNNNNNNNNNNNNNNNNNNNNNNNNNNNNNNNNNNNNNNNNNNNNNNNNNNNNNNNNNNNNNNNNNNNNNNNNNNNNNNNNNNNNNNNNNNNNNNNNNNNNNNNNNNNNNNNNNNNNNNNNNNNNNNNNNNNNNNNNNNNNNNNNNNNNNNNNNNNNNNNNNNNNNNNNNNNNNNNNNNNNNNNNNNNNNNNNNNNNNNNNNNNNNNNNNNNNNNNNNNNNNNNNNNNNNNNNN is drawn from Camelina sativa cultivar DH55 chromosome 8, Cs, whole genome shotgun sequence and contains these coding sequences:
- the LOC104705751 gene encoding beta carbonic anhydrase 2, chloroplastic-like; its protein translation is MGNESYEDAIESLKKLLIEKDELKDLAAAKVKKITAELQTVSSSDSKTFDPVERIKEGFVTFKREKYETNPALYGELAKGQSPKYMVFACSDSRVCPSHILNFHPGDAFMVRNIANMVPPFDKVKYAGVGAAIEYAVLHLKVENIVVIGHSACGGIKGLMSFALDGNNSTDFIEDWVKICLPAKTKVLAESESSKFEDQCGRCEREAVNVSLANLLTYPFVREGVAKGTLALKGGYYDFVNGAFELWGLQYGISPVHSI